Genomic DNA from Roseburia intestinalis L1-82:
AATGTGGTCATCGGAGGGTTTATAATACTTACGATATTATGAGCTGGATAAGAAGCCGGGTGGAAATCCCGGTTTCTTATTCAGTTTTTTTATGGAGAGTTTTATGGAACACGATTTTACAAGCGGAAGCGTATGGAAAAAATTGTTATTATTTGCAGTGCCGATCTTTGGAGCAAACCTTTTGCAGGCACTCTATGGAACGGTTGATCTGTTTGTGGTCGGCTTATTTGCGGATGCATCGGCAGTTTCAGCCGTGTCGACCGGAAGCATGACGATGCAGACGATCACCGGGATCATCACGGGACTTACGATGGGATGTACCGTTTTGCTCGGACAGAATATCGGTAAAAAAGATGAGGCGGCAGCGGAGCGGACAGTCGGCTCTGCACTCTGGCTGTTTGTCACGGTGGGAATCCTTCTCGCAGTGATCGTTGCTGTATTGGCAGTCGGAATCGCATCTGTTATAAATGCGCCGGCGGAAGCATTTTCCCAGACGACCGATTATATCCGTATCTGCGGAATCGGTATCATCTGTATCGTCATGTTTAACGCAATCGGTGGAATGTTCCGCGGACTGGGGGATGCGAGAACACCGTTAGCCCTCATGGGTGTTGCATGTGTCGTCAATATTGCAGGTGACTTTGCGCTGGTCGGCGCACTGAAGATGGGCGTGGCAGGGGCTGCACTTGCAACAGTTGCGGTGCAGGGAATTTTAAGTACTTTTCTTGTGAGAATCCCTGTTTCGTACGCGATGAGTAAAGTGTCTGGCGTGACATTGTTCCAGATCGGATTTGCGACACCGCTTGCAACTGTGTTTGGACTCATTTTGAGTGCTTCCTGTGTGATTTATTATGAGAGAAAGAGAAAAAAAGCATAAAATGATTGGAAAAACTGCCAAAATGTATTAAGATAATAGGCGAACAAATAAAGAAATGAGATCTCAGAAATGAATATAAAACAGGCAAAAGAAGAAATTAAGCATACGGTAATGGCTTACCTTTCGAAGGATGAACAGGGAGAATACCGTATTCCTGTGATCAGGCAGCGACCGATCCTTTTGATGGGACCACCAGGCATCGGAAAGACACAGATCATGGAACAGATCGCCATGGAGTGTAAGATCGGTCTGGTCGCTTATACGATCACGCATCATACCAGACAGAGTGCAGTCGGACTTCCAATGATAAAAGAGGAATCTTTCGATGGAACAACGTATCCGGTCACGGAGTATACCATGAGTGAGATCATTGCAAGTATTTACCGTAAAATGAAAAAGACCGGGCAGAAAGAGGGAATCCTTTTTATTGATGAGATTAACTGCGTTTCGGAAACTTTAGCACCGACGATGCTGCAGTTTTTGCAGTGCAAGACATTTGGCAATCAGGCGATTCCGGAAGGCTGGCTGATCGTTGCAGCGGGAAATCCGCCGGAGTACAATAAGTCGGTGCGTGATTTTGATATGGTCACATTAGACCGCGTCCGTTATCTGAATATCGAGGCTGACTATAAAGTCTGGAAAGAATATGCGAGAGCGAAACATCTCCATAATGCCATCTTGAGTTATCTG
This window encodes:
- a CDS encoding MATE family efflux transporter, which codes for MEHDFTSGSVWKKLLLFAVPIFGANLLQALYGTVDLFVVGLFADASAVSAVSTGSMTMQTITGIITGLTMGCTVLLGQNIGKKDEAAAERTVGSALWLFVTVGILLAVIVAVLAVGIASVINAPAEAFSQTTDYIRICGIGIICIVMFNAIGGMFRGLGDARTPLALMGVACVVNIAGDFALVGALKMGVAGAALATVAVQGILSTFLVRIPVSYAMSKVSGVTLFQIGFATPLATVFGLILSASCVIYYERKRKKA